One Candidatus Culexarchaeum yellowstonense genomic region harbors:
- a CDS encoding MBL fold metallo-hydrolase, giving the protein MGIKVTPIAFESLGVRSMCTYIETRNIRMLIDPGASLGFRYGKMPHPLEYRSLMETKRRMYEIAEKVDTIIITHYHTDHYTPLKMTDYLWTWTTPSEAEKLYEGKRVIIKDYKNNINLNQRRRGWIFWKLLSKIECKVEIADEKIIVDGDTNIIISKPVPHGEENSKLGYVVMVEVEEADERVLFASDIQGPQTKSLTDWIISLNPNLVILSGPPTYMPNALKNVNETINNIAKIKMKIKHTIMDHHILRDKNWKEYFNEVKGKAKNNNIIETAAEYLGVEVNALECIRDELYEREEPSAEFTKWCRSIRKHRGKEPPPI; this is encoded by the coding sequence ATGGGCATAAAAGTTACACCAATAGCATTTGAAAGTTTGGGAGTTAGATCAATGTGTACATACATTGAAACAAGAAACATAAGAATGCTAATAGATCCTGGAGCATCCCTAGGATTTAGATATGGCAAAATGCCACATCCACTGGAATATAGGAGCCTAATGGAGACCAAAAGAAGAATGTATGAGATAGCTGAAAAGGTGGATACAATTATAATAACACACTACCACACAGACCACTACACACCACTAAAAATGACTGACTACCTATGGACTTGGACCACACCAAGTGAAGCTGAGAAATTGTACGAGGGGAAGAGGGTGATAATAAAGGATTACAAGAACAACATAAATCTAAATCAGAGGAGGAGGGGGTGGATCTTCTGGAAACTATTGAGTAAAATTGAATGCAAAGTTGAAATTGCAGATGAAAAGATTATTGTTGATGGGGATACCAATATAATCATAAGCAAACCAGTACCACATGGAGAGGAAAATTCAAAACTTGGATACGTAGTAATGGTGGAAGTAGAAGAAGCTGATGAAAGGGTGCTATTCGCATCAGATATACAGGGACCACAAACCAAAAGCCTCACAGACTGGATAATATCGTTAAACCCAAATCTAGTGATATTGAGTGGACCCCCAACATACATGCCAAATGCATTGAAAAACGTGAATGAAACAATAAACAACATTGCAAAAATAAAAATGAAAATAAAACACACAATAATGGATCACCACATCTTAAGAGACAAAAATTGGAAGGAATATTTCAATGAAGTAAAAGGGAAAGCCAAAAACAATAACATCATTGAAACAGCAGCAGAATATCTTGGAGTAGAAGTGAATGCATTGGAATGCATAAGAGACGAGCTATATGAGAGAGAAGAGCCATCAGCAGAATTTACAAAGTGGTGCAGATCAATTCGTAAACATCGTGGGAAAGAGCCTCCACCAATATGA
- a CDS encoding winged helix-turn-helix transcriptional regulator, translating to MYDEIDKNKFIKELMKLKNTLIKVQLIDGNVITGKIISIDPEYLNIILEVPTKEEEDVGEIVMIPGSSISYIKWMKRRGKKTNLEGAILRILGSEPNISKEEIARMLNIDVKNVEKVIKNLKRKGLIDEQKDNKS from the coding sequence TTGTATGATGAAATTGACAAAAACAAGTTTATCAAGGAATTAATGAAACTGAAGAATACACTGATAAAAGTTCAATTAATAGATGGAAACGTTATTACTGGTAAGATCATAAGCATAGACCCAGAATACCTAAACATAATACTCGAAGTACCCACAAAAGAAGAGGAGGATGTGGGAGAAATAGTGATGATCCCAGGATCATCAATAAGCTACATAAAATGGATGAAAAGGAGGGGGAAGAAGACAAACTTAGAAGGAGCAATACTGAGGATACTTGGAAGTGAACCAAACATATCCAAAGAGGAAATAGCAAGAATGCTAAACATAGATGTGAAAAACGTGGAGAAAGTTATTAAAAACTTGAAGAGGAAAGGACTTATAGATGAACAGAAGGACAATAAAAGCTGA
- a CDS encoding aspartate/glutamate racemase family protein, with translation MFRIGLLVPSSNTTMEWEFWRVLPMDFSIHTARLKLRDVTVEGLELMESEIDDEALKLADADVDIILYGCTTGSLFRGVGHDKLIESRIERLTGKPAISTSGAVVSALRFLKAERVSVITPYIDELNVLEERFLVGNGFKVMDLKSLNIVRNVDIGRVAPDAIMNLFSKLDYSSSDAIFISCTNMPTLNLIDKLERVAGIPVLSSNSASMWAVLKRLNYVFGIKGYGRLLASIGN, from the coding sequence TTGTTTAGGATTGGTTTGCTTGTTCCATCTTCAAATACAACTATGGAGTGGGAGTTTTGGAGGGTTCTTCCTATGGATTTCTCTATTCATACGGCGCGTTTGAAGCTTAGGGATGTTACTGTTGAGGGGTTGGAGCTTATGGAGTCTGAGATCGATGATGAAGCTTTGAAGCTTGCTGATGCGGATGTTGATATCATTTTGTATGGTTGTACTACTGGTAGCTTGTTTAGGGGGGTGGGTCATGATAAGCTTATTGAAAGTAGGATTGAAAGGCTTACTGGTAAGCCTGCCATATCCACTTCTGGGGCTGTGGTTAGTGCATTGAGGTTTCTTAAGGCTGAGAGGGTTTCAGTTATAACTCCATATATTGATGAGTTGAATGTTTTGGAGGAGAGGTTTCTTGTGGGGAATGGTTTTAAGGTTATGGATTTGAAGTCCTTGAATATAGTTAGGAATGTTGATATAGGTAGAGTAGCCCCTGACGCCATTATGAACCTATTTTCCAAACTTGATTACTCATCGTCTGATGCCATATTTATAAGTTGTACAAATATGCCAACTTTGAATTTAATTGATAAGTTGGAGAGGGTTGCAGGCATACCAGTTTTATCCAGTAATTCTGCATCTATGTGGGCTGTCCTTAAACGTTTGAACTATGTTTTTGGAATTAAGGGTTATGGTAGACTCTTAGCTTCCATTGGAAACTAA
- a CDS encoding sodium-translocating pyrophosphatase: MIMWIFFAMIIGLISITIAVLLYNYIVKQDRGTERMQFIADAIKEGAEAYLRRQNRTLFIFVAVMAVILGLVYSTLLSSVVYGLSISIAYVLGSICTTLAAYFGMKAAVEANVRATNAARGGMVKAFPIAFYGGAVMGLFVVGLSLVGISILFYMYRFILGWGDVESSTIVLGFSFGASSLALFAKAGGGIYTKTADISADLVGKVELGIPEDDPRNPAVIADNVGDNVGDVAGMGADLIDSYIASIVAAMIIGAELGEGILLMLPLMVASIGLLSSIIGVLVVRFSIKGNPGAALNRGSFSTWICFAILLLVTTYFSGLGQRWLGIFLPTAAGLIAGVIIGLTSDYFTSIDRPPTKKVAEASTTGAAINILTGFSYGLISIVPPVIGICVATVAAWYLSLYFNVNPFYGIAISAVGMLATVGMTISADAYGPVSDNSKGIAEQSGLGEEIIDILDKLDAAGNTTKAITKGFAIGAAALTVLALFSAYAHSVDIGILNLMTPEVISGLILGGMMPPLLSALLILAVGRNSERMIEEIRRQFKENPGILEGKAKPDYARCVDIATRGALKELTPICSLAIIVPILTLIFLGKEALASFLAGSIVTGIIFALFMANSGGLWDNAKKYIESGAYGGKGSEAHKAAVIGDTVGDPFKDTAGPSLNTMITVMSLVAEVFAPLILLLIP, translated from the coding sequence ATGATAATGTGGATTTTCTTCGCCATGATCATAGGTTTAATTTCAATAACCATTGCCGTCTTATTGTATAATTACATTGTTAAGCAAGATCGTGGTACTGAGAGAATGCAGTTTATTGCTGATGCCATTAAGGAGGGTGCTGAAGCCTATTTGAGGAGGCAGAATAGGACTTTATTCATTTTTGTTGCTGTGATGGCTGTGATTTTGGGTTTAGTATATTCAACGCTTCTAAGTAGTGTAGTTTATGGCTTAAGCATCTCCATAGCATATGTTTTGGGATCCATATGTACAACTCTAGCAGCATATTTTGGTATGAAGGCTGCTGTGGAAGCCAATGTTAGGGCAACTAATGCTGCTAGGGGTGGTATGGTTAAGGCTTTCCCAATAGCATTTTATGGTGGGGCCGTCATGGGGTTGTTTGTGGTTGGTTTATCACTGGTGGGGATAAGCATATTATTCTATATGTATCGTTTCATACTCGGTTGGGGTGACGTTGAATCTTCAACCATAGTTCTAGGCTTCAGCTTTGGTGCAAGTTCATTGGCTTTATTTGCAAAGGCTGGTGGTGGAATATATACTAAGACTGCCGATATTAGTGCTGATCTTGTTGGGAAGGTTGAACTTGGAATTCCTGAGGATGATCCACGTAACCCAGCCGTAATAGCTGATAATGTTGGCGACAATGTGGGTGATGTGGCAGGTATGGGTGCTGATCTAATTGACTCCTACATAGCCAGTATAGTGGCTGCAATGATAATTGGTGCAGAGCTTGGTGAAGGCATATTGCTAATGCTTCCATTAATGGTGGCATCCATTGGTTTGCTTTCATCAATCATTGGTGTATTGGTGGTTAGATTTAGCATTAAGGGGAATCCTGGGGCAGCACTTAATAGGGGGTCCTTCTCAACATGGATTTGCTTTGCAATCCTACTACTAGTAACCACATATTTCTCCGGGCTTGGTCAGAGGTGGCTTGGAATCTTTCTACCAACAGCTGCTGGATTAATTGCGGGAGTAATTATTGGATTGACATCAGACTACTTCACATCCATTGATAGGCCTCCAACAAAGAAGGTTGCTGAAGCCTCAACTACTGGTGCAGCAATAAATATATTGACTGGCTTTTCATATGGTTTGATAAGTATAGTTCCACCAGTAATTGGGATTTGCGTAGCAACCGTTGCTGCTTGGTACTTATCGCTATACTTCAATGTGAACCCATTCTATGGTATAGCCATATCCGCTGTTGGTATGCTTGCCACGGTGGGTATGACTATATCTGCAGATGCCTATGGCCCAGTATCTGATAACTCAAAGGGTATTGCTGAGCAATCTGGGCTTGGAGAGGAAATTATTGATATTCTAGATAAACTGGATGCTGCAGGAAACACCACTAAGGCTATAACTAAGGGGTTTGCCATAGGAGCTGCAGCACTAACAGTGCTCGCATTATTCTCTGCATATGCGCATTCAGTGGACATAGGGATATTGAATTTAATGACCCCTGAAGTAATATCTGGATTAATTCTTGGTGGAATGATGCCCCCACTACTATCAGCTCTCCTAATACTGGCTGTGGGCAGAAACTCTGAGAGGATGATTGAAGAGATAAGGAGACAGTTTAAAGAGAATCCTGGAATCCTTGAAGGTAAAGCTAAGCCTGATTATGCCAGATGCGTGGACATAGCGACGAGGGGAGCTTTGAAGGAGCTTACACCAATATGCTCCCTGGCAATAATAGTTCCAATATTGACATTAATATTCTTGGGTAAGGAGGCTCTTGCAAGCTTCCTAGCTGGAAGCATAGTCACTGGAATAATATTTGCATTGTTCATGGCTAATTCTGGAGGATTATGGGATAATGCCAAGAAGTACATAGAATCTGGAGCTTATGGTGGTAAAGGCTCTGAAGCCCATAAAGCTGCAGTCATAGGGGATACTGTTGGAGACCCATTTAAGGATACTGCAGGGCCATCCTTAAACACCATGATCACAGTAATGTCATTGGTGGCAGAAGTATTTGCACCACTCATACTCCTATTGATACCATAA
- a CDS encoding helix-turn-helix domain-containing protein, whose translation MSLSTRDYDVKINEEDKVVTVTFQNPNMTFKLIKSALMQLKSYIESDYQIKIIGYISRESSNLTAFKFALSLFGHENRIIIENKSRYHKFERRKLMEKARELRDKGLTVKQISNELNIPIKTVYRWINKYP comes from the coding sequence ATGAGTCTAAGTACACGCGATTATGATGTGAAAATCAATGAAGAGGATAAAGTTGTAACAGTCACATTCCAGAATCCAAACATGACATTTAAATTAATAAAATCAGCGTTGATGCAACTTAAAAGCTACATTGAAAGCGATTACCAAATTAAAATTATAGGTTATATTTCCAGGGAGAGTAGCAATTTAACTGCATTTAAGTTTGCCCTATCCCTCTTTGGTCATGAAAACAGAATAATCATTGAAAACAAATCAAGATATCATAAATTTGAAAGAAGGAAACTTATGGAAAAAGCTAGGGAGCTTAGGGATAAGGGATTAACTGTGAAGCAGATATCAAACGAATTGAATATACCAATAAAAACAGTATATAGGTGGATCAATAAATATCCATAG
- a CDS encoding DUF5679 domain-containing protein, with protein MVEAYCVKCKAKRTMVNPEQVTLKNGRLAVRGKCPVCGTTLYRIGKL; from the coding sequence TTGGTAGAAGCATATTGTGTGAAGTGCAAAGCCAAAAGGACTATGGTGAACCCTGAGCAAGTGACTCTAAAGAATGGTAGATTGGCAGTACGTGGTAAATGCCCCGTTTGCGGAACGACACTGTACAGAATCGGAAAACTATAA
- a CDS encoding peroxiredoxin, whose amino-acid sequence MEYTMPLIGERFPQMEVRTTRGIIKLPDDYSGKWFVLFSHPADFTPVCTTEFVAFQKRYEQFKSLNCELIGLSIDQVFAHLKWEEWIKEKLNVEIQFPIIADNTGSISARLGMRHKQAEGTQTVRAVFIVDPKGIIRAILYYPMELGRNMDEILRMIKALQIADKGYAIPANWPNNEIIGDNVIVPPANTVDMIKKRREQEKAGEIKCIDWWLCYTKVKQ is encoded by the coding sequence ATGGAGTATACGATGCCTTTAATAGGTGAAAGGTTTCCCCAAATGGAAGTGAGAACGACAAGGGGCATTATCAAGTTGCCAGACGATTATAGTGGTAAATGGTTCGTTTTATTCAGTCATCCAGCAGATTTCACACCCGTCTGCACAACGGAGTTTGTAGCTTTCCAAAAGAGATATGAACAATTCAAAAGCCTTAACTGCGAATTGATCGGGCTTAGCATAGATCAAGTATTCGCTCATCTAAAGTGGGAGGAGTGGATAAAGGAAAAGTTGAATGTTGAAATACAATTCCCAATAATAGCAGATAACACTGGTTCCATATCCGCGAGATTGGGAATGCGGCACAAACAAGCAGAGGGAACTCAAACTGTAAGAGCAGTATTCATAGTTGATCCTAAGGGGATTATCAGGGCTATACTCTATTATCCAATGGAGCTTGGCAGAAACATGGATGAAATTCTCAGAATGATTAAAGCATTACAAATCGCCGATAAAGGATACGCTATCCCAGCAAACTGGCCAAATAATGAGATCATAGGAGACAATGTAATTGTCCCACCAGCAAATACTGTAGACATGATTAAGAAGAGGAGAGAGCAGGAAAAGGCTGGCGAAATCAAGTGCATCGATTGGTGGCTATGCTATACAAAAGTAAAACAATAA